A genome region from Glutamicibacter arilaitensis Re117 includes the following:
- a CDS encoding DUF6716 putative glycosyltransferase, whose protein sequence is MKPSILAIADSDSYLKLATSFLHRLGPGWDRKVYLARTPVMPTAQQIAAAFEGTDLDPAALQVVSVSQLEADSVDEDIIFASATGPVVAEIYSRMLRTEPTDGRCTALISALPGVAFPATQKGWNYRRAGDAFICHSHAEARDFSFMTEGQPGHQPTIMVSKLPFLHSAGFPPEQNHVVDRLVFAPQAKVPAEQSERESILLALEQASKLNPELEVVIKLRAKAGEPQTHLEAFPYDSLFTKLQSEHRISKDSQLRFDTGSMSEALAAGSALVTVSSTAALESLDRGLPTLILSDFGVSAQMINTVFTASGVIGTLDDVVGLNFGEPNKAWLRENYFHRVDHSFIHALELLAQRARAGKLQTDPQMLAFIRRQPLRHRLRTTLPSPLVKVLVKLRRYFRQARRNGANSLS, encoded by the coding sequence ATGAAGCCTTCAATTCTTGCCATCGCCGACTCGGATTCCTATCTGAAACTGGCAACAAGTTTCTTGCACCGCTTAGGTCCCGGTTGGGACCGCAAGGTGTATCTGGCGCGCACCCCGGTGATGCCAACTGCCCAGCAGATCGCCGCTGCCTTTGAAGGCACCGATCTTGATCCTGCCGCCTTGCAGGTGGTTTCGGTATCGCAGTTGGAAGCTGACTCCGTCGATGAAGATATTATTTTTGCCTCGGCCACCGGTCCAGTTGTTGCCGAGATCTACTCGCGCATGCTGCGTACCGAACCGACAGATGGCCGCTGCACCGCACTGATCTCGGCACTGCCTGGCGTTGCCTTTCCCGCAACGCAGAAGGGTTGGAATTATCGTCGAGCCGGCGATGCTTTCATCTGCCACTCGCATGCTGAAGCACGGGATTTCTCATTCATGACCGAGGGCCAGCCCGGGCACCAGCCGACAATCATGGTCAGCAAGCTGCCGTTCTTGCATTCTGCAGGCTTTCCTCCAGAACAAAACCACGTGGTCGACCGCTTGGTGTTCGCCCCGCAGGCGAAGGTGCCCGCTGAACAGAGTGAACGCGAATCAATCTTGCTGGCTCTCGAGCAGGCCAGCAAACTGAATCCAGAGCTCGAGGTGGTAATCAAACTGCGCGCCAAGGCTGGCGAACCACAGACTCATCTTGAGGCCTTTCCCTACGACTCGCTGTTCACCAAGCTGCAGTCAGAGCATCGAATCAGCAAGGACTCGCAGCTTCGCTTTGATACCGGTTCAATGAGTGAAGCACTGGCAGCTGGTAGTGCTCTGGTCACGGTATCCTCAACTGCTGCACTCGAATCCCTGGATCGAGGTCTGCCGACTCTGATTCTCTCGGACTTTGGTGTCAGCGCTCAGATGATCAATACGGTCTTTACCGCTTCGGGCGTGATCGGCACCTTGGATGATGTCGTGGGCCTGAACTTCGGCGAACCCAACAAAGCATGGTTAAGGGAAAATTACTTCCACAGGGTTGACCACAGTTTCATCCATGCCCTCGAGTTGCTCGCGCAGCGAGCTCGAGCCGGGAAACTGCAAACTGATCCGCAGATGCTGGCTTTTATCCGTCGCCAGCCATTGCGCCATCGACTGAGAACCACTTTGCCTTCGCCTCTAGTCAAAGTATTGGTGAAGTTGCGACGCTATTTCAGGCAAGCACGCAGAAATGGTGCAAATTCATTGTCATGA
- a CDS encoding inositol-3-phosphate synthase — MSANPIRVAIVGVGNCATSLIQGVEYYRNADADATVPGLMHVQFGQYHVGDVQFVAAYDVDAKKVGLDLSEAILASENNTIKIADVPTTGVTVQRGHTFDGLGKYYRETIEESDAAPVDIVQSLKDNKVDVLVCYLPVGSEKAAKFYAQCAIDAGVAFVNALPVFIAGTPEWAQKFTDAGVPIVGDDIKSQIGATITHRVMAKLFEDRGVVLDRTYQLNVGGNMDFKNMLERERLESKKISKTQAVTSNTSAALGEDDVHIGPSDYVAWLDDRKWAFVRLEGRNFGDAPVNLEYKLEVWDSPNSAGVIIDAVRAAKIALDRGIGGPILSASSYFMKSPPEQYDDESARNKVEAFIRGDIER; from the coding sequence GTGTCGGCGAACCCGATTCGCGTTGCCATCGTAGGCGTAGGCAACTGCGCCACTTCCCTTATCCAAGGTGTCGAGTACTACCGAAACGCCGATGCTGATGCCACCGTTCCCGGTCTCATGCACGTGCAGTTCGGCCAGTACCACGTTGGCGACGTTCAGTTCGTTGCTGCCTACGATGTCGACGCCAAGAAGGTCGGCCTCGACCTCTCGGAAGCCATTCTGGCCAGCGAGAACAACACCATCAAGATTGCCGACGTTCCAACCACCGGCGTGACCGTTCAGCGCGGCCACACCTTTGACGGACTGGGCAAGTATTACCGCGAGACCATCGAAGAGTCCGACGCGGCTCCAGTAGATATCGTGCAGTCCCTCAAGGACAACAAGGTCGACGTTCTGGTCTGCTACCTGCCAGTTGGCTCCGAGAAGGCTGCCAAGTTCTACGCGCAGTGCGCCATCGACGCCGGCGTTGCTTTCGTCAATGCACTGCCAGTATTCATTGCCGGAACCCCGGAGTGGGCCCAGAAGTTCACCGATGCCGGTGTGCCAATCGTTGGCGATGACATCAAGAGCCAGATCGGCGCAACCATCACCCACCGTGTGATGGCGAAGCTGTTCGAAGACCGCGGCGTGGTCCTGGACCGCACCTACCAGCTGAACGTCGGCGGCAACATGGACTTCAAGAACATGCTCGAGCGCGAGCGCTTGGAATCCAAGAAGATCTCCAAGACCCAGGCAGTCACCTCGAACACCTCGGCCGCCCTGGGCGAAGACGATGTTCACATCGGTCCAAGCGACTACGTTGCTTGGCTGGATGACCGCAAGTGGGCCTTCGTTCGCCTGGAAGGCCGCAACTTCGGCGACGCTCCAGTGAACCTGGAATACAAGCTGGAAGTTTGGGACTCGCCAAACTCGGCCGGCGTGATCATTGACGCTGTTCGTGCAGCGAAGATCGCCCTGGACCGCGGCATCGGTGGTCCGATCCTGTCGGCATCGAGTTACTTCATGAAGTCGCCACCAGAGCAGTACGACGATGAGAGCGCACGCAACAAGGTGGAAGCCTTCATCCGCGGTGACATCGAGCGCTAA
- a CDS encoding CCA tRNA nucleotidyltransferase, giving the protein MHALPSPDALRQILPSVIFDLADRFVRAGHELSLVGGPVRDLYLGRVSPDLDFTTSARPEETIKVISGWADNIWDVGREFGTIAFKKGEHTLEVTTYRADAYDKESRKPIVAFGDNLHDDLFRRDFTMNSMALRLPQLELVDPFDGVSSLEDGSIRTPGAPDISFSDDPLRMMRAARFASQLKIEVSPEVRKAMSEMTDRIDIISAERVRDELIKLINGADPRAGINLLVESGLADKVLPEVSALRLEIDEHHRHKDVYQHSLTVLEQAIALETDDDGPVPGPNFILRFAALMHDIGKPATRKFEPSGAVSFRHHDMVGSKLTKARMRALRFDKDTTKAVARLVELHMRFYGYGEAGWTDSAVRRYVTDAGDLLEHLHRLTRSDVTTRNRKKADRLGFAYDDLEARIAKIAEQEELQSIRPDLDGEQIMRLLDIKPSKAVGRAYKFLLELRLDEGPLGEEIATERLRNWWKEQPEAQNLTTEE; this is encoded by the coding sequence ATGCATGCACTTCCCTCGCCTGACGCGTTGCGTCAAATCCTGCCCTCGGTCATTTTCGACTTGGCCGACCGTTTTGTTCGGGCGGGTCATGAGTTGTCTCTAGTCGGTGGACCGGTTCGCGACCTGTACTTGGGACGGGTATCCCCGGACCTGGACTTCACTACTAGCGCACGTCCGGAAGAAACCATCAAGGTGATCTCAGGGTGGGCCGATAACATTTGGGATGTGGGACGCGAGTTTGGAACTATCGCTTTCAAAAAGGGCGAACACACCTTAGAAGTCACGACCTACCGCGCTGATGCCTATGACAAGGAATCACGTAAGCCGATCGTCGCTTTTGGCGATAACTTGCATGACGATCTGTTCCGTCGTGACTTCACCATGAACTCCATGGCACTTCGCTTGCCACAGCTCGAGCTGGTAGATCCCTTTGACGGAGTGAGTTCCCTGGAAGATGGATCCATCCGCACTCCTGGAGCTCCGGATATCTCCTTCTCTGATGATCCGCTGCGCATGATGCGAGCTGCTCGATTCGCTTCGCAGCTGAAAATCGAAGTAAGCCCAGAAGTTCGCAAAGCCATGAGCGAAATGACCGATCGCATCGACATCATTTCCGCTGAACGTGTCCGTGATGAGCTGATCAAGCTGATTAACGGCGCCGACCCGCGAGCTGGCATTAATCTGCTGGTGGAATCGGGTCTGGCGGACAAGGTGCTGCCCGAAGTTTCGGCACTGCGCTTGGAAATCGATGAGCACCACCGCCATAAGGATGTCTACCAGCACTCGCTGACCGTGCTGGAACAGGCGATCGCCTTGGAAACCGATGACGACGGGCCGGTCCCCGGTCCGAACTTCATTTTGCGCTTCGCTGCGCTGATGCATGACATCGGCAAGCCTGCGACCCGAAAATTTGAACCAAGCGGCGCAGTGTCCTTCCGCCATCACGACATGGTGGGCTCCAAGCTCACCAAGGCACGGATGCGCGCACTGCGTTTCGACAAGGACACCACCAAGGCCGTAGCACGCCTGGTGGAGCTTCATATGCGCTTCTATGGCTACGGCGAGGCTGGCTGGACTGACTCCGCAGTACGCCGTTACGTCACTGATGCGGGAGATCTGCTCGAGCACCTGCACCGCTTGACCCGTTCGGATGTCACCACGCGCAATCGTAAGAAGGCTGACCGCCTGGGGTTTGCCTACGACGACCTCGAGGCGCGCATCGCGAAGATCGCCGAGCAAGAAGAACTGCAGTCCATTCGTCCAGACCTCGATGGCGAGCAGATCATGCGCCTGCTGGATATCAAGCCGAGCAAGGCCGTTGGCCGCGCGTACAAGTTCCTCTTGGAACTGCGTTTGGATGAAGGCCCACTGGGTGAAGAAATTGCCACCGAGCGCTTGCGGAACTGGTGGAAAGAGCAGCCTGAAGCTCAAAATCTGACTACCGAAGAGTAA
- a CDS encoding NUDIX domain-containing protein, with translation MKRPIPSAPKRTPLTASMAHAQATGGHTSLPTVEEVSSGGIVIDFNDPSFPVAIIARYNRGGRLEWCLPKGHPEGVETNEEAAIREIEEETGIAGRILAPLGSVDYWFTVTNYRVHKTVHHFLLEATGGHLTIENDPDHEAVDVAWVPLGSLGKRLSFPNERRIADLAREVLTKHVSGS, from the coding sequence ATGAAACGTCCGATCCCGTCTGCCCCAAAGCGCACCCCATTGACTGCGTCAATGGCTCATGCGCAGGCAACCGGCGGCCACACGAGCCTTCCCACCGTGGAAGAGGTCTCCTCCGGTGGCATCGTGATCGACTTCAATGACCCAAGTTTCCCCGTGGCAATTATTGCCCGGTACAACCGTGGCGGACGATTGGAATGGTGCCTGCCCAAGGGCCACCCGGAGGGCGTGGAAACCAATGAGGAAGCGGCAATCCGCGAAATCGAGGAAGAAACCGGCATCGCCGGGCGCATCCTCGCCCCGCTGGGCTCGGTTGACTACTGGTTCACCGTGACGAATTACCGTGTGCACAAGACCGTGCACCATTTTCTACTGGAAGCTACCGGCGGACATCTGACGATCGAGAATGATCCCGATCATGAGGCCGTCGATGTTGCCTGGGTGCCTCTGGGCTCCCTAGGCAAGCGCCTGTCCTTCCCTAATGAGCGCCGGATCGCTGATCTGGCACGCGAGGTCCTTACAAAGCATGTCTCAGGTTCCTAA
- the murJ gene encoding murein biosynthesis integral membrane protein MurJ → MSQVPNSSAGSDQPHTGATDVVAEPPQQQHTAQPAGSRSKIYALMASGTMVSRVLGFVRTAFLAMAIGSVTSVADIFEKANVIPTIIYMLLAGGIFNVVLIPQLIKASKAKDRGAAYTSKLVTLTVVGMGILTLILTLCAKPLITVLTNNWTEPMIALGTAFAYWSLPQIFFYGLYAVLGQVLNANGRFAAFLWAPAVNNVIQLIVIGAFILTFGAYSSGDPMQDRSSVKTMWLAGGATLGIVLQSVVLFWPLKKTGLKLTLDFQWRGMGLRHVGKLAIWTLAAMVIGNLSSLVCSKIVSGATAARTHLPAEQAASVAGEYALNTSQLITVLPHSLFALTVATVLFNDFARAFTENRRKDVGKLLNQGMRSTAIPIVFCTLVFIVLAGPLGRLFAGSSENAAQAAGALGQLLVLTALGLPFKSLQFFMLRVFYAEEDTRTPMLIQSATAAVGLVLAFLAAALIDPLHIAAAIAFIYGLTNVLTCIGTHYLIKRRYGNYGVSSVIDTYIRVGWMATLSAGIGVVALWLLGGFNFGFAYDSVFTALISVAIVAFVMGIVFIGLLYKTKVPELHGFLGPILRRIPGLKGK, encoded by the coding sequence ATGTCTCAGGTTCCTAATTCATCTGCCGGCTCCGATCAGCCACACACCGGAGCCACGGACGTAGTCGCCGAACCTCCACAGCAACAGCACACAGCGCAACCAGCGGGTTCGCGCTCCAAAATTTATGCCCTGATGGCCTCCGGCACGATGGTTTCCCGCGTACTGGGCTTCGTGCGAACTGCCTTCCTGGCAATGGCCATTGGCTCGGTGACTTCGGTTGCGGACATCTTTGAAAAAGCCAATGTCATTCCAACCATCATCTACATGCTCTTGGCTGGCGGCATTTTCAATGTCGTGCTCATCCCGCAGTTGATCAAGGCTTCCAAAGCCAAAGACCGCGGTGCCGCGTACACCTCCAAATTAGTCACGCTGACCGTGGTGGGCATGGGAATCCTGACATTGATTCTCACCCTCTGCGCCAAGCCATTGATTACGGTGCTCACCAATAACTGGACCGAGCCGATGATCGCGTTGGGAACGGCCTTCGCCTACTGGTCGCTGCCGCAGATCTTCTTCTATGGGCTCTATGCTGTGCTGGGCCAGGTACTGAATGCCAATGGCCGTTTTGCCGCGTTCTTGTGGGCTCCTGCGGTCAACAACGTCATTCAGCTGATCGTCATTGGCGCCTTCATCCTGACCTTCGGAGCTTATTCTTCGGGTGATCCGATGCAGGACCGGAGCAGTGTCAAAACCATGTGGCTGGCCGGCGGCGCCACCTTGGGAATCGTATTGCAATCCGTAGTACTGTTCTGGCCATTGAAGAAGACCGGGCTGAAGCTCACCTTGGACTTCCAATGGCGCGGCATGGGGCTGCGCCACGTGGGCAAGCTGGCCATCTGGACCCTGGCGGCCATGGTGATCGGCAACCTCTCCTCACTGGTCTGTTCCAAGATCGTTTCTGGAGCTACTGCCGCTCGAACGCACCTGCCGGCCGAACAGGCTGCCTCGGTGGCCGGCGAGTATGCGTTGAATACCTCGCAGCTGATCACGGTGCTGCCGCATTCGCTGTTCGCGCTGACCGTTGCCACCGTGCTGTTCAATGACTTCGCCCGTGCTTTCACTGAGAACCGCCGCAAAGACGTTGGCAAGCTGCTGAATCAAGGCATGCGCTCCACCGCCATTCCTATCGTGTTCTGCACCCTGGTCTTCATCGTGCTCGCTGGTCCACTGGGCCGTTTGTTCGCAGGCAGTTCCGAAAATGCAGCACAGGCGGCCGGAGCCCTTGGCCAATTGCTGGTGCTCACCGCGCTTGGCCTGCCATTCAAGTCCCTGCAGTTCTTCATGCTGCGTGTTTTCTATGCAGAGGAAGACACGCGCACCCCGATGCTGATCCAGTCGGCCACAGCGGCTGTGGGACTGGTCCTGGCATTCCTAGCTGCTGCCTTGATCGATCCGCTTCATATCGCCGCCGCGATTGCCTTCATCTACGGGTTGACCAACGTTCTAACCTGCATCGGCACCCACTATCTGATCAAGCGTCGCTACGGAAACTATGGTGTTTCCTCGGTTATCGACACCTACATCCGCGTTGGATGGATGGCCACGCTCTCCGCCGGCATTGGCGTTGTGGCGCTTTGGTTGCTGGGTGGATTCAACTTCGGATTCGCCTACGACTCGGTGTTTACCGCTCTGATTTCGGTGGCTATCGTGGCCTTTGTAATGGGTATTGTCTTCATTGGCCTGCTCTACAAAACCAAGGTTCCCGAGCTCCATGGCTTCCTCGGTCCGATCCTTCGCAGAATCCCAGGGCTCAAAGGCAAATAA
- the trxB gene encoding thioredoxin-disulfide reductase has translation MISAQNEEIRDVIIVGSGPAGYTAAIYTARANLNPLVIAGSVTAGGELMNTTDVENFPGFPEGIMGPDLMDNMQKQAERFGAEILFDDVTEMNLEGEIKTLSLADGTVYRARSIIVSTGSAYRELGLEDEKRLSGHGVSWCATCDGFFFREQTIAVIGGGDSAMEEALFLTKFAAKVIVVHRRNELRASKIMADRALAHEKIEFIWDSEVIGINGADKVDGLVVKNRNSGEETTVNVTGIFVAIGNDPRVDLVKDQLELTAEGTIAVDGRTSKTSLPGVFAAGDVIDSTYRQAITAAGSGCAAAQDVEHYLANVSETLATA, from the coding sequence GTGATTTCAGCACAGAACGAAGAAATCCGCGATGTCATCATTGTCGGCTCGGGTCCTGCCGGTTACACCGCCGCGATTTACACCGCCCGTGCAAATCTGAACCCGCTGGTTATCGCTGGCTCCGTCACTGCTGGCGGCGAACTGATGAATACCACCGATGTGGAAAACTTCCCTGGATTCCCTGAAGGCATCATGGGTCCAGATCTCATGGACAACATGCAGAAGCAGGCAGAACGCTTCGGCGCTGAAATTCTCTTCGATGATGTCACCGAGATGAACCTCGAAGGCGAGATCAAGACCCTATCCCTCGCAGATGGTACTGTCTACCGCGCGCGCTCCATCATCGTCTCGACCGGCTCCGCCTACCGCGAGCTCGGCCTGGAAGACGAGAAGCGCCTCTCCGGACACGGCGTCTCGTGGTGCGCGACTTGCGACGGTTTCTTCTTCCGCGAGCAGACCATTGCTGTGATCGGTGGTGGCGACTCAGCCATGGAAGAAGCCCTCTTCCTGACCAAATTCGCTGCCAAGGTCATCGTGGTGCACCGCCGCAATGAGCTGCGCGCCTCGAAGATCATGGCAGACCGCGCCCTGGCCCACGAGAAAATTGAGTTCATCTGGGACTCCGAAGTTATCGGCATCAACGGCGCCGACAAGGTCGACGGCCTGGTCGTGAAGAACCGCAACAGCGGCGAAGAAACCACTGTAAATGTCACCGGCATCTTCGTAGCCATCGGCAATGACCCACGCGTGGATCTGGTCAAGGACCAGCTGGAGCTCACTGCCGAAGGCACCATCGCCGTCGATGGACGTACCTCGAAAACCTCGCTTCCTGGCGTATTCGCTGCCGGAGACGTCATCGATTCCACCTACCGCCAGGCCATCACCGCGGCAGGCTCGGGCTGCGCCGCAGCCCAGGACGTGGAGCACTACCTGGCCAACGTGTCCGAAACCCTCGCTACCGCCTAA
- the trxA gene encoding thioredoxin, with protein sequence MSNAKAVTEATFQAEVLDADKPVIVDFWAEWCGPCRQLGPILDQIAEEHAAKVDVVKVNVDENQAIAAKYGITSIPAVYVFKGGEHVATSIGAKPKAVIEKDFAEYL encoded by the coding sequence ATGAGCAACGCAAAAGCAGTAACTGAAGCAACCTTCCAGGCTGAAGTCCTGGATGCCGACAAGCCAGTCATCGTCGATTTCTGGGCTGAATGGTGCGGCCCTTGCCGCCAGCTCGGTCCAATCCTGGATCAGATCGCAGAAGAGCACGCTGCGAAGGTTGACGTCGTGAAGGTCAACGTTGATGAGAACCAGGCCATCGCCGCAAAGTACGGAATCACCAGCATTCCTGCTGTATACGTATTCAAGGGTGGCGAGCACGTCGCGACCTCGATCGGTGCTAAGCCAAAGGCAGTTATCGAGAAGGACTTCGCCGAATACCTCTAA
- the istA gene encoding IS21-like element ISAar33 family transposase: MVRKIKAKRILQLRAEGLSGRTIASTQGVSRNSVAEVLNAAAANSSSWDELKDLTEDKVYELLFPGRSEHESVFAQPDWPTVHKELAKVGTNLKLLHGEYSDQAKATGAAFMGYDRFCKSYQRYVLEHGATSRVEHKSGVSVEVDWSGPTMALHDPVTGRRSTVYLFVACLPFSRYAFVEPCLDMKQESWMLCHAAMFNAFGGSVPRIVCDNLKTGVIKHPAEGEIILNDAYRHLAEHYSSAILPGRVRRPKDKSSVENTVGHVATWVIASLRHEKFTTLDSLRAAIYRQAEAYNAQPFQKRAGSRQSVFREEEQPLLRPLPVVPYEISTWVHGRKVARNSYVTWKKNFYSVPLKHVGATVDLRITSKTLEVYLQSQRLSSHLLCNAATVNQYRTNDSDIPPERKYRSWDPKRLRGWAHRIGPNTVQVIDKIFISVPVAEQGINPALAVLRLSSKYSPQRLEDACFVALQSRIRSPRYGHLHPILHNRQDENWKEATLPPAAEDSTGYVRGSDYYARKTR; this comes from the coding sequence ATGGTACGAAAGATCAAAGCGAAGCGAATACTGCAGCTTCGCGCCGAGGGCTTGTCAGGACGCACCATCGCGTCCACCCAAGGCGTTTCCCGCAATAGCGTCGCAGAAGTCCTCAACGCTGCCGCCGCCAACTCCAGCAGCTGGGACGAACTCAAGGACCTCACCGAAGACAAAGTCTACGAACTCCTGTTCCCTGGCCGCAGCGAGCACGAAAGCGTGTTCGCCCAACCGGACTGGCCCACCGTGCATAAGGAACTGGCCAAAGTCGGCACCAACCTCAAGCTCCTGCACGGCGAATACTCCGATCAGGCCAAAGCCACCGGCGCAGCATTCATGGGTTACGACCGGTTCTGCAAGTCCTACCAACGCTACGTCCTGGAACACGGGGCCACCTCACGAGTGGAGCATAAATCCGGTGTCAGCGTCGAAGTGGACTGGTCAGGTCCAACCATGGCCCTGCATGACCCGGTCACTGGCCGACGATCCACGGTGTATTTGTTCGTCGCCTGCCTGCCGTTCAGCCGGTACGCGTTCGTTGAGCCCTGCCTCGATATGAAGCAGGAATCCTGGATGCTATGCCACGCAGCGATGTTCAACGCTTTCGGCGGCAGCGTGCCGCGGATCGTGTGCGACAACCTGAAAACCGGGGTGATCAAGCACCCGGCGGAAGGGGAGATTATCCTCAACGATGCCTACCGTCACCTCGCCGAGCACTATTCTTCCGCGATCCTGCCAGGCAGAGTCCGCAGGCCAAAAGACAAATCCAGCGTGGAAAATACCGTGGGTCATGTGGCTACGTGGGTGATCGCTTCACTACGCCATGAAAAGTTCACCACGCTTGATTCCCTGCGTGCGGCCATCTATCGGCAGGCAGAAGCCTATAACGCGCAACCCTTCCAGAAGCGTGCCGGCTCCCGCCAGAGTGTTTTCCGCGAGGAAGAGCAGCCACTGCTGCGTCCGCTCCCAGTGGTGCCCTACGAGATCAGCACGTGGGTCCACGGACGCAAGGTCGCCAGGAATAGCTACGTGACGTGGAAGAAGAACTTCTACTCCGTGCCGCTCAAACACGTCGGCGCCACCGTCGACCTGAGGATCACGTCCAAGACCCTGGAAGTCTATCTTCAGTCCCAACGGCTGAGCAGTCACCTCTTGTGCAATGCGGCCACGGTGAATCAGTACCGGACCAATGATTCCGATATCCCACCAGAACGCAAATACCGCTCGTGGGACCCCAAACGGCTCCGCGGATGGGCTCACCGCATCGGCCCGAACACGGTGCAGGTGATCGATAAGATCTTCATTTCCGTGCCGGTTGCCGAGCAAGGAATCAACCCCGCCCTGGCGGTGCTGCGCTTGTCTTCAAAATACAGTCCACAACGACTGGAGGACGCGTGCTTCGTCGCATTGCAGTCACGGATCCGCTCCCCACGCTACGGGCATTTGCATCCGATTTTGCATAACAGGCAGGACGAGAACTGGAAAGAAGCGACCCTCCCACCAGCAGCTGAAGACAGCACTGGATACGTACGAGGCAGCGACTACTACGCAAGGAAGACCCGATGA
- the istB gene encoding IS21-like element ISAar33 family helper ATPase IstB translates to MNLNAETKRKLREMAAGDLLTAFESQDDVVSMSLSIEARIELAVDQAHGLFLNTKSHGLIRRAKLRYPQADLRKVDRVEERGLNQPLLAQLATCHFIELNRNLVFQGFTGSGKSYLACAVAKQARVHSYRTGYVRMPDLEEEWQQAANKPLGVQKLLRRYANYSALVLDEWLLEPPSGEFLSFIFELMERRYDAASTIFCTQYKQADWHARLGAGALADAIMDRIVHNTIWIETGGFNMREANMSAGH, encoded by the coding sequence ATGAACCTGAACGCCGAAACCAAGCGCAAACTCCGTGAGATGGCCGCAGGTGACCTGCTCACGGCATTCGAATCCCAGGACGATGTGGTGAGCATGTCATTAAGTATCGAAGCACGGATCGAGCTGGCCGTGGACCAAGCCCACGGGCTATTTCTGAATACGAAGTCCCACGGTCTAATACGTCGGGCTAAGCTCCGTTATCCGCAGGCTGACTTGCGAAAAGTGGACCGGGTGGAAGAGCGGGGCCTGAACCAGCCGCTGCTGGCCCAGTTGGCGACCTGCCATTTCATTGAGCTCAACAGGAATCTGGTTTTCCAGGGTTTTACGGGGTCAGGCAAGTCGTATCTGGCGTGCGCCGTGGCGAAGCAGGCCCGTGTTCACAGCTACCGTACCGGATACGTGCGGATGCCGGACCTCGAAGAAGAATGGCAGCAGGCCGCCAACAAGCCGTTGGGCGTGCAAAAGCTGTTGCGCAGGTATGCCAATTACAGTGCTCTGGTATTGGACGAATGGCTTTTGGAGCCACCGAGTGGAGAGTTCCTGAGTTTCATCTTCGAGCTCATGGAGCGAAGGTACGACGCCGCGTCGACTATTTTCTGCACTCAGTACAAGCAGGCCGATTGGCATGCCCGGTTGGGTGCTGGTGCGTTGGCCGACGCAATCATGGACCGCATCGTGCACAACACGATCTGGATTGAGACCGGTGGGTTCAACATGCGCGAGGCGAACATGAGTGCTGGGCACTAA